In a single window of the Acinetobacter sp. CS-2 genome:
- a CDS encoding helicase-related protein, protein MKLIDNLNNTLGSDIGENLSSKSRLKIAASYFSIYAYAALKKELEKVEELQFVFTSPTFVADNVTDKLKKEKREFVIPKQDRESSLYGTEFEIHLKNQLSQKAIAKECADWIRRKAIFKSNNSNAPMQEFISIQKPEQSLTYMPIQGFTPMGLGFERGNAISNMVNCFDEQPMVQTYIQLFNQIWNDTSKVEDVTSEIIRHIESVYQENPPERIYFLMLYNIFKDFLEDINADVMPNDLTGYQDTLVWNKLFNFQKDAAVGIINKLETYNGCILADSVGLGKTFTALAVIKYYELRNKSVLVLCPKKLGANWTNYNANLVTNIFAKDRFSYDVLYHTDLSRKGGETLGIDLAKINWGNYDLVVIDESHNFRNRGTFKDRETRYDRLMNQVIRQGVKTKVLMLSATPVNNHFTDLKNQLALAYEGNAVLLENKLDTERDIETIFRRAQASFNAWAKLDPAQRTTQAILNLLDFDFFKLLDSVTIARSRKHIQTFYDTKDIGQFPQRLKPISFRCALSTDQDSVSLNQIYADLSLIKMSVYAPVSYIFPSALRKYEEIFDTRVEGKGKLRQVDREKSLQALMTVNLLKRLESSVHAFRLTLNVLKKNIENVLAKIADFEARQADDEVSISPDFGYDEDENGELLNTEDLIGNKLKIHLADMDLLSWKTDLDGDYHIILGLLRMIQPINAEKDAKLQHLKAHVVEKIQNPINASNRKVIIFTAFADTANYIYEHIAPILLQSYGLHSAKVIGSDNTSTIKTRVGSRQSYDMQGLLTLFSPQSKQKADVFPEESREIDVLIATDCISEGQNLQDCDYLINFDIHWNPVRIIQRFGRVDRIGSSNSVIQLVNYWPDISLDEYINLRERVENRMVIVDMTSTGDDNVLSAQANDIAYRREQLQKLQTEVLDLEDANTGVSITDLGLNDFRMDLLGYMEEHPELERLPNGLHTVVPAQPELGLNAGVIFTLRARHPESPNSQSNRLYPYYLVYINQGGEVVYDYTQAKYLLDVARKACRGKDHPIPEAYEKFNEKTNDGRDMSQYSELLDIVIHTIQDVKAEKDIDSLFSGLTTSALVDVVSGLNDFELISFIVIEES, encoded by the coding sequence ATGAAACTCATTGATAACCTCAACAATACTTTAGGTTCAGATATAGGGGAAAATCTCAGTAGCAAATCCAGATTAAAGATTGCCGCTTCATACTTTTCAATCTATGCCTATGCTGCTTTAAAAAAAGAATTAGAAAAGGTCGAAGAGCTGCAATTTGTTTTTACATCTCCAACCTTTGTCGCTGATAACGTCACAGATAAGCTAAAAAAGGAAAAACGTGAGTTTGTTATTCCTAAACAAGACCGTGAAAGCAGCCTGTATGGAACAGAATTTGAAATTCACTTAAAAAATCAGTTATCACAAAAAGCAATTGCTAAAGAATGTGCAGATTGGATACGACGAAAAGCCATATTCAAGTCAAATAATAGCAATGCACCTATGCAGGAATTCATAAGTATTCAAAAACCAGAGCAATCTTTAACCTATATGCCTATTCAAGGGTTTACCCCTATGGGATTAGGTTTTGAAAGAGGCAATGCGATTTCCAATATGGTGAACTGCTTTGATGAGCAACCAATGGTGCAAACCTATATTCAGCTATTCAATCAAATTTGGAATGACACCTCAAAAGTTGAAGATGTCACCAGTGAAATTATTCGACACATTGAGTCTGTCTATCAGGAAAATCCACCTGAACGTATTTATTTCTTAATGCTTTACAATATCTTCAAAGACTTCTTGGAAGATATCAATGCAGATGTCATGCCGAATGATCTCACAGGTTATCAAGATACCTTAGTATGGAATAAGCTGTTCAATTTCCAAAAAGATGCAGCAGTAGGCATCATCAATAAACTAGAAACCTATAATGGCTGTATCTTGGCGGATAGTGTGGGGTTAGGTAAGACCTTCACTGCATTGGCCGTAATCAAATACTATGAATTACGCAATAAGAGCGTTCTGGTTTTATGTCCTAAGAAATTGGGAGCAAACTGGACGAATTATAACGCCAACCTAGTCACGAACATTTTTGCTAAAGACCGTTTTAGCTACGATGTGCTGTATCACACGGACCTCTCTCGTAAAGGTGGTGAAACCCTAGGTATAGATTTAGCGAAAATCAATTGGGGCAACTACGATTTGGTTGTGATTGATGAATCGCATAACTTCCGCAACCGTGGCACGTTCAAGGATCGTGAAACACGTTATGACCGCTTAATGAATCAAGTGATTCGTCAAGGCGTGAAAACCAAAGTACTGATGTTGTCTGCTACACCAGTAAATAATCACTTTACTGACCTCAAGAATCAGCTCGCCCTTGCTTATGAAGGCAATGCAGTTTTATTGGAAAATAAGCTCGATACTGAACGTGATATCGAAACCATATTCCGTAGAGCACAGGCCAGCTTTAATGCCTGGGCAAAACTAGATCCTGCCCAACGGACAACTCAAGCAATTCTTAACCTTCTAGATTTCGATTTCTTTAAGCTGTTAGATAGCGTGACGATTGCTCGTTCAAGAAAGCACATTCAAACTTTCTATGACACCAAAGATATTGGACAGTTCCCTCAACGACTCAAGCCAATTTCATTCCGTTGTGCATTATCAACCGATCAGGATAGTGTTTCTCTGAATCAAATTTATGCAGATCTTTCTTTAATCAAGATGTCAGTTTATGCACCAGTCAGTTATATCTTTCCAAGTGCCTTAAGAAAATATGAAGAGATTTTTGATACTCGTGTAGAAGGCAAAGGTAAGTTAAGACAGGTAGACCGTGAAAAAAGCTTACAGGCGTTGATGACCGTTAACTTACTGAAACGCTTAGAAAGTTCTGTTCACGCTTTTAGGCTGACGCTGAATGTGTTAAAGAAAAATATTGAGAATGTACTTGCTAAAATTGCCGACTTTGAAGCACGTCAAGCGGATGATGAAGTTAGTATTTCACCAGACTTTGGCTACGATGAAGATGAAAATGGCGAGTTACTCAATACTGAAGATCTCATCGGTAATAAGCTCAAAATTCATTTGGCCGATATGGATCTATTGAGCTGGAAAACGGATCTAGACGGTGACTACCACATTATTCTCGGTTTACTGCGAATGATTCAGCCAATTAACGCTGAAAAGGATGCCAAACTACAGCATCTTAAAGCGCATGTTGTTGAGAAAATTCAGAACCCAATTAATGCCAGTAACCGTAAAGTCATCATATTTACTGCATTTGCGGATACAGCGAATTATATCTATGAGCATATCGCACCGATTTTGCTGCAAAGCTATGGTCTGCACAGTGCCAAGGTGATTGGTAGTGACAATACTTCAACGATCAAGACCAGAGTAGGAAGCCGTCAAAGCTATGATATGCAGGGCTTACTCACCTTATTCTCTCCACAGTCAAAGCAAAAAGCAGACGTATTCCCTGAAGAATCCAGAGAAATTGATGTGCTCATTGCAACGGATTGTATTTCTGAAGGACAAAACTTACAGGACTGTGATTATTTGATTAATTTCGATATTCACTGGAATCCTGTACGCATCATTCAACGCTTTGGGCGTGTGGATCGTATTGGCTCATCAAACAGCGTCATTCAGCTCGTTAATTACTGGCCTGATATTAGTCTGGATGAATATATTAACTTGCGAGAACGGGTCGAGAATCGCATGGTGATCGTCGATATGACCAGTACGGGAGATGATAACGTTCTCAGTGCTCAAGCCAATGATATTGCCTATCGTCGTGAACAATTGCAAAAGCTACAAACTGAAGTTTTAGATTTGGAAGATGCCAATACAGGGGTTTCTATTACCGATTTAGGTTTGAATGACTTCCGTATGGATTTGCTTGGCTATATGGAAGAGCATCCTGAATTGGAGCGATTACCGAATGGACTACATACTGTTGTGCCTGCACAGCCAGAACTCGGTTTAAATGCGGGAGTAATTTTCACCCTAAGAGCACGACATCCTGAGTCGCCTAACAGCCAAAGCAACCGCCTATATCCATATTACTTAGTTTATATTAATCAAGGCGGTGAAGTCGTTTATGACTACACCCAAGCAAAATATTTATTGGATGTAGCACGTAAAGCATGTCGAGGAAAGGATCATCCGATTCCTGAAGCGTATGAAAAGTTTAATGAGAAAACCAATGATGGACGAGATATGAGCCAATATTCAGAATTGTTGGATATTGTGATTCATACCATTCAGGACGTAAAAGCTGAGAAGGATATTGATAGCTTGTTTTCAGGCTTGACTACATCAGCGTTGGTAGATGTGGTTTCTGGATTAAATGACTTTGAGCTTATTAGTTTTATTGTGATTGAAGAATCTTGA
- a CDS encoding DEAD/DEAH box helicase — translation MSKSYGTISRQEKNWHIECEPHVKTRLKRVFPQVSQHASKFIELSDTPSNCHDLLWFIERYPMHVDDLKYMKAQSKAYVSLKEDILDVMDYKRPIKTFDLAVPPYEYQRAAADLLLNVKGLLLGDDLGLGKTASGICPMILPESLPALFVTMTHLPMQIKNEIERFAPHLKCHILKKASPYPLHKEGEAAPDVIITSYSKLNGWAEYLAGKIKYVVFDEIQELRTGYTSQKYSAAKLISDQAELRLGLSATPIYNYGDEFYNIIEILRPDSLGTATEFAREWCSQEKRINDPKAFGMFLRDEGLMLRRTRADVNRELPPVQIIPQYVESDPKVLDQIKGKAMELAKVILSSTQEFQGQKLRATEEFNIMMRQATGIAKAPYVAEFVRMLVESGESVMLYGWHRDVYNIWLERLAEFNPVMYTGTEGPAAKERSKQAFLNDESKVFISSLRSSAGLDGLQYHSKCKTFVFGELDWSPGVHDQCIGRLDRDGQIKQISAYYLLADSGSDPIISDVLGIKKGQLEGVKNPNGELFEHLITDGGGIKRLAEHILNKKVA, via the coding sequence ATGTCTAAATCTTACGGCACCATTTCTCGTCAAGAAAAAAACTGGCACATTGAATGTGAACCACATGTTAAAACACGACTTAAGCGTGTATTCCCACAAGTCAGCCAACATGCATCAAAATTTATTGAGTTAAGCGATACGCCGTCTAATTGTCACGACCTACTTTGGTTTATTGAACGTTATCCAATGCATGTTGATGATCTTAAATACATGAAAGCGCAATCTAAGGCTTATGTGTCGCTAAAAGAAGATATTTTGGATGTGATGGACTATAAACGTCCGATCAAAACATTTGATCTTGCCGTGCCTCCATATGAGTATCAAAGAGCAGCTGCAGATCTACTACTTAATGTTAAAGGTTTGCTCTTGGGGGATGATTTGGGCCTTGGCAAAACAGCGAGTGGAATATGTCCGATGATTCTACCTGAATCGCTCCCGGCGCTTTTTGTGACAATGACACATCTTCCAATGCAAATTAAGAATGAAATTGAACGCTTTGCTCCGCACCTAAAATGTCACATCCTAAAGAAAGCATCGCCTTATCCATTGCACAAAGAGGGTGAAGCAGCACCCGATGTCATTATCACCAGTTATTCAAAGTTGAACGGTTGGGCTGAATATCTTGCCGGAAAGATTAAGTACGTAGTGTTTGACGAGATCCAAGAGTTACGGACTGGCTATACATCGCAAAAGTATTCCGCTGCTAAACTCATTAGTGACCAAGCTGAATTACGCCTCGGTCTATCAGCTACACCGATTTATAACTACGGTGATGAATTCTACAACATCATTGAAATATTGCGTCCAGATAGCTTAGGTACCGCTACTGAATTCGCTCGTGAGTGGTGTTCACAAGAAAAACGTATTAATGATCCTAAAGCGTTTGGGATGTTTTTACGTGATGAAGGTCTAATGTTGCGCCGTACTCGAGCAGATGTAAATCGAGAGTTACCGCCAGTACAAATCATCCCTCAATATGTCGAAAGCGATCCTAAAGTACTGGATCAAATTAAGGGCAAGGCAATGGAACTGGCAAAAGTAATTTTAAGCTCTACTCAGGAATTCCAAGGGCAAAAGCTTCGTGCGACAGAAGAATTCAATATTATGATGCGCCAAGCAACAGGTATCGCCAAAGCGCCGTATGTCGCTGAGTTCGTGCGTATGCTTGTTGAGTCTGGTGAATCAGTCATGCTTTATGGTTGGCATCGAGATGTGTACAACATTTGGCTAGAACGCTTGGCTGAATTCAATCCTGTTATGTATACAGGCACGGAAGGACCTGCAGCTAAGGAACGTTCTAAACAAGCATTCTTGAATGATGAAAGCAAAGTCTTCATTAGTTCATTACGTTCATCTGCCGGGCTTGATGGCTTGCAGTACCACTCAAAATGCAAAACATTTGTGTTTGGTGAGTTGGATTGGTCGCCTGGTGTTCATGATCAATGTATTGGTCGCTTAGACCGTGACGGTCAAATCAAACAGATCTCGGCATATTACTTGTTGGCTGATTCGGGTTCAGATCCAATTATTTCTGATGTCTTAGGCATCAAAAAAGGCCAGTTGGAAGGAGTTAAAAACCCGAATGGCGAATTATTTGAACATTTAATTACGGACGGTGGCGGTATCAAGCGCTTAGCCGAACACATACTGAATAAGAAAGTAGCTTAA
- a CDS encoding SprT-like domain-containing protein: protein MNIKNRTTLQFYEELQLVYDRFNERLFKNELPDCLITLQRINKNTGYWSENRFASTEDDTAYTHELALNPDYFGTQPLLNIFKCYAHEMCHMKQSIFGEPSKRSYHNAEFAAFMLEIGLIMTDDGTKEGRTTGEKMTEIVVPDGLFIQVCNELVDEGRIIKWYDKYAPKTISSLEMIQEQVQLLESIPTASPKLFHIALLGNEINSALKSPKKEKPVAEPSKAQDSLTGYAIPTSDEEEEPTPTTMNPFDVAIGLIDISNTGANLGGYYPTAFDEDPLDDDDKPIPEPKVVKLYKGEQPNGDDNEFIVLKETMIGGTLYQELGLANFEEPEPEPKKQTRASFACPECGRGATCSPTFRLSCTECEVELVPSKSIDKNQVKKNKKAAKADQGDAE from the coding sequence ATGAACATAAAGAATAGAACTACGTTGCAGTTTTATGAAGAACTGCAGTTGGTGTATGACCGTTTCAATGAAAGGCTATTCAAAAATGAATTACCAGATTGTTTGATTACGCTTCAACGTATCAACAAAAATACCGGTTATTGGTCTGAGAATAGATTTGCTTCGACAGAAGATGATACGGCGTATACGCACGAACTGGCCCTTAACCCTGATTACTTTGGCACCCAACCATTGCTTAACATTTTTAAATGCTATGCACATGAGATGTGTCATATGAAACAAAGCATTTTTGGTGAGCCATCTAAACGCTCATATCACAATGCTGAGTTTGCGGCATTTATGCTTGAGATCGGTTTGATTATGACTGATGACGGCACAAAAGAAGGTCGCACGACAGGCGAGAAGATGACCGAAATCGTTGTACCTGATGGCTTGTTTATTCAAGTGTGCAATGAGCTAGTCGATGAAGGGCGTATCATCAAATGGTATGACAAGTACGCACCCAAAACGATTTCAAGTCTAGAAATGATTCAAGAGCAAGTGCAGTTGTTGGAGTCCATTCCGACTGCTTCTCCAAAGCTATTTCATATTGCCTTACTTGGCAATGAAATCAATTCAGCTTTGAAATCACCTAAAAAAGAGAAGCCAGTTGCCGAACCGTCAAAAGCACAAGATTCCCTCACTGGATATGCCATCCCAACAAGTGATGAAGAAGAGGAACCGACTCCCACTACAATGAATCCCTTTGATGTAGCGATCGGACTAATCGACATATCAAATACCGGTGCAAACCTTGGCGGTTATTATCCAACGGCTTTTGATGAAGATCCGTTAGATGATGACGACAAACCAATACCAGAACCTAAGGTTGTTAAACTTTATAAGGGTGAACAACCAAACGGCGATGATAACGAGTTTATTGTACTCAAAGAAACTATGATCGGTGGAACACTCTATCAAGAGCTTGGTTTAGCCAATTTTGAAGAGCCTGAGCCTGAGCCTAAGAAACAGACTAGGGCATCTTTTGCGTGTCCTGAGTGTGGCCGTGGTGCAACGTGTAGTCCTACTTTTAGATTATCGTGTACTGAATGTGAAGTTGAACTGGTACCATCAAAATCAATTGATAAAAACCAGGTGAAGAAAAACAAAAAGGCTGCTAAAGCTGACCAAGGGGATGCAGAATGA
- a CDS encoding type I-E CRISPR-associated protein Cas6/Cse3/CasE, with amino-acid sequence MSLNNIKLTANCFALTHPENEKNLFKYIFREMFKRNKVETFCSAKVIFFTDGKHIYLRTCVSDVKIPMAKEYIEISHGQQITGKIMVPLNRECSFNRQEIEEYISVHGEKPKGNSGKKRKNLTGDEAAEFTKNALSSKGLLDVTIIEQQCGPQLSILNIPVQTIDISFSATVGDLELFKTAWLNGIGRDKTYGFGMIRLDGTLFTPPCNNSAHA; translated from the coding sequence ATGAGTCTGAATAACATAAAACTAACAGCCAATTGTTTTGCCCTTACACATCCTGAAAATGAAAAGAACTTGTTCAAGTACATTTTTAGAGAAATGTTTAAACGAAATAAGGTCGAGACATTCTGTTCCGCAAAAGTCATATTTTTTACAGATGGCAAGCACATCTATTTAAGAACGTGCGTATCGGACGTCAAAATCCCAATGGCCAAAGAATACATTGAAATTTCGCACGGTCAGCAAATCACTGGAAAAATCATGGTTCCTCTTAACCGTGAATGTAGCTTTAACCGCCAAGAAATTGAAGAATACATTTCGGTCCACGGCGAAAAACCCAAAGGCAATTCAGGTAAGAAGCGTAAAAATCTAACTGGAGATGAAGCAGCCGAATTCACCAAAAACGCTCTTAGTAGCAAAGGTCTATTGGATGTCACTATAATTGAGCAACAATGTGGACCACAGCTCAGCATTTTGAATATTCCAGTCCAGACCATAGATATTTCATTTAGTGCGACTGTTGGTGATTTAGAGCTATTTAAAACAGCATGGCTCAATGGTATTGGTCGTGATAAAACCTACGGCTTTGGAATGATCCGCTTAGATGGTACTTTGTTTACACCGCCTTGTAATAATAGTGCTCACGCCTAA